In Acinetobacter sp. TGL-Y2, a genomic segment contains:
- a CDS encoding Maf family protein: MNNLVSQPEIILASSSQTRKDLMDRLGLVYRCVSPEIDESPRGEIHADDLAKRLAFEKAKVISNQFPNAIVLGSDQVAWREGAPDIFMGKPLTVENAIKQLQANSDHFVYFSTALSVQQQSTCFEHTIVEHYKVKFRTLSLAEIERYVERDQPLHCAGSFKCESLGISLFEQMIGQDQTTLMGMPMIQLCAILRKLKLHIP, translated from the coding sequence ATGAATAATTTAGTTAGTCAGCCAGAGATTATTCTGGCTTCAAGTAGCCAAACCCGTAAAGACTTAATGGATCGTTTGGGTTTGGTATATCGCTGTGTCTCACCCGAAATCGATGAATCTCCACGTGGTGAAATACATGCAGATGATTTAGCCAAAAGATTGGCCTTTGAGAAAGCCAAAGTGATTAGTAATCAATTTCCAAATGCAATTGTGCTTGGTTCAGATCAAGTCGCTTGGCGAGAAGGTGCGCCAGATATTTTTATGGGTAAGCCTTTAACGGTTGAAAATGCCATTAAGCAACTGCAAGCCAACTCAGATCATTTTGTTTATTTCAGTACCGCTTTAAGTGTGCAGCAACAATCCACGTGTTTTGAACATACAATCGTTGAGCATTATAAAGTCAAATTCCGCACATTGAGTTTGGCTGAAATAGAACGTTATGTTGAGCGGGACCAACCCTTACACTGTGCAGGTAGTTTTAAATGTGAGAGCTTAGGCATCAGTTTATTTGAACAGATGATTGGGCAAGATCAGACCACACTGATGGGCATGCCCATGATTCAGTTGTGTGCAATTCTGAGAAAACTAAAATTACACATACCCTAA
- a CDS encoding DUF2237 family protein yields MSIHPDPKINLLNVLGESLASCCFDPITGYFRNGFCHTAPSDLGQHTVCAEMTSEFLSFSQSIGNDLTTPLPEAGFPGVKPGDFWCICVTRWVEAYQADMAPNVKLQACHQAVLAYVPLDLLMEYAV; encoded by the coding sequence ATGTCCATTCATCCTGATCCAAAAATCAATCTTTTAAATGTCCTTGGTGAATCATTGGCCAGTTGTTGCTTTGATCCCATTACAGGTTATTTTCGTAACGGTTTTTGTCATACAGCGCCTTCCGATTTGGGGCAACATACGGTTTGCGCCGAAATGACCTCAGAATTTTTAAGTTTTTCTCAAAGCATTGGCAACGACTTAACCACACCTTTACCAGAAGCTGGCTTTCCAGGAGTGAAACCAGGTGATTTTTGGTGCATTTGCGTGACTCGTTGGGTTGAAGCCTATCAAGCGGACATGGCGCCTAATGTCAAACTTCAAGCCTGCCATCAAGCGGTCTTGGCTTATGTGCCTTTAGACCTGCTTATGGAATACGCTGTTTAA
- a CDS encoding phosphoglycerate kinase has protein sequence MNFQRMTDLDLAGKRVLIREDLNIPVKNGEITSDARLRAALPTIKAAVAKGAAVIVCSHLGRPVEGEPKAEQSLAPVAAYLTEALGQNVVLVTDYLNGVDVAAGQVVLLENVRFNHGEKKNNPELAQKYAALCDVFVMDAFGTAHRAEASTEGVARLAPVAAAGPLLAAELDALGRALKTPENPMVAIVAGSKVSTKLDVLTSLSDICGQIIVGGGIANTFLAAAGFNVGKSLCETDLIDTAKAIAAKVSVPLPTDVVVADASEIVFSDFLGSLATAKAVVKKVEDVSDNDMILDVGPETAKVFADILKTSKTILWNGPVGVFEVDQFGEGTKALSLAIAESSGFSIAGGGDTLAAIDKYNVADKIGYISTGGGAFLEFVEGKTLPAVAVLFERA, from the coding sequence ATGAACTTTCAGCGTATGACTGACCTCGATTTAGCAGGTAAACGTGTTCTGATTCGTGAAGACCTAAACATCCCTGTAAAAAATGGTGAGATTACAAGTGATGCACGTTTGCGTGCGGCATTACCCACAATTAAAGCAGCGGTGGCAAAAGGCGCTGCAGTAATCGTATGTTCTCATTTAGGTCGTCCTGTTGAAGGTGAGCCAAAAGCTGAACAATCACTCGCGCCAGTGGCGGCATATTTGACTGAAGCTTTGGGTCAAAATGTGGTTTTAGTCACTGACTACTTAAATGGTGTAGATGTTGCAGCAGGTCAAGTGGTTTTGCTTGAAAATGTACGTTTTAACCATGGTGAAAAGAAAAATAATCCCGAACTTGCTCAAAAATACGCAGCGCTTTGCGATGTATTCGTCATGGATGCATTTGGTACAGCGCATCGCGCTGAAGCATCAACTGAAGGTGTTGCACGTTTAGCGCCTGTGGCAGCAGCAGGGCCACTTTTGGCAGCTGAATTAGATGCTTTAGGTCGTGCGCTTAAAACGCCTGAAAACCCAATGGTTGCGATTGTTGCCGGTTCAAAAGTATCAACGAAACTGGATGTTCTCACTTCACTTTCAGATATTTGTGGTCAGATTATTGTGGGTGGTGGTATTGCCAATACTTTCTTGGCGGCGGCTGGCTTCAATGTGGGTAAATCACTATGTGAAACAGACTTGATTGATACGGCGAAAGCCATTGCTGCAAAAGTATCTGTTCCGCTTCCAACAGACGTGGTTGTTGCTGATGCTTCAGAAATCGTTTTTTCAGACTTCTTGGGTTCGTTGGCTACTGCAAAAGCAGTGGTCAAGAAAGTTGAAGATGTATCTGATAATGATATGATTTTGGATGTAGGTCCAGAAACAGCGAAAGTATTCGCTGACATCTTAAAAACCTCAAAAACCATTCTTTGGAATGGTCCAGTGGGTGTGTTTGAAGTGGATCAATTCGGTGAAGGGACGAAAGCATTGTCTTTAGCAATCGCTGAATCGAGCGGCTTCTCCATTGCGGGTGGTGGTGATACTTTGGCTGCAATTGATAAATATAACGTTGCAGACAAGATTGGTTATATCTCTACAGGCGGCGGCGCATTTCTCGAATTTGTAGAAGGTAAAACCCTTCCAGCCGTGGCTGTGCTATTCGAACGGGCTTAA
- the fba gene encoding class II fructose-bisphosphate aldolase (catalyzes the reversible aldol condensation of dihydroxyacetonephosphate and glyceraldehyde 3-phosphate in the Calvin cycle, glycolysis, and/or gluconeogenesis), translating into MALISLRQLLDHAGEHNYGVPAFNVNNLEQMRAIMLAADETNSPVIVQASAGARKYAGAPFLRHLILAAIEEWPHIPVVMHQDHGTDPDVCQRSIQLGFSSVMMDGSLGADGKTPTSYEYNVDVTRRTVAMAHACGVSVEGEIGCLGSLETGMAGEEDGVGAEGVLDHSQLLTSVEEATQFVADTNVDALAIAVGTSHGAYKFTRPPTGDILAIDRIKEIHAALPNTHLVMHGSSSVPQEWLAVINQYGGNIGETYGVPVEQLVEAIKHGVRKINIDTDLRLASTGAMRRMMAEKPSEFDPRKFFAETVVAMKQICVDRYTQFGTAGHADKIRPISLEKMVDRYK; encoded by the coding sequence ATGGCTCTTATTTCATTGCGCCAGCTCTTGGATCACGCCGGTGAACACAATTACGGCGTACCAGCGTTTAACGTAAACAACTTAGAACAAATGCGCGCAATTATGTTGGCCGCAGATGAAACGAATTCACCTGTAATCGTGCAAGCATCTGCGGGTGCGCGTAAATATGCAGGCGCTCCTTTCTTACGTCATTTAATTTTGGCAGCAATTGAAGAATGGCCACATATTCCAGTGGTTATGCATCAAGACCATGGTACAGACCCTGATGTCTGTCAGCGTTCAATCCAATTGGGCTTCTCCTCAGTGATGATGGATGGTTCATTGGGCGCAGATGGTAAAACACCTACATCTTACGAATATAACGTCGATGTGACGCGTCGTACAGTTGCAATGGCACATGCCTGTGGTGTTTCTGTGGAAGGTGAAATTGGCTGCTTGGGTAGTCTTGAAACCGGTATGGCAGGCGAAGAAGATGGCGTAGGCGCTGAAGGCGTTCTTGATCATTCTCAACTTTTGACCTCTGTTGAAGAAGCAACTCAATTTGTTGCAGATACCAATGTTGATGCGCTTGCAATCGCTGTTGGTACATCTCACGGGGCGTACAAATTTACACGTCCTCCTACAGGTGACATCCTCGCGATTGACCGCATTAAAGAAATTCATGCGGCATTGCCAAATACACATCTTGTGATGCACGGTTCAAGCTCAGTGCCACAAGAATGGTTGGCTGTGATCAATCAATACGGTGGTAACATCGGCGAAACTTATGGTGTTCCAGTTGAGCAATTGGTTGAAGCAATCAAACACGGTGTTCGTAAAATTAACATCGATACAGATTTGCGTTTAGCTTCTACAGGCGCAATGCGTCGTATGATGGCTGAGAAACCAAGCGAATTCGATCCACGTAAATTCTTTGCAGAAACTGTTGTTGCAATGAAACAAATCTGTGTAGATCGTTATACTCAGTTTGGTACAGCGGGTCATGCAGATAAGATTCGCCCAATCTCTTTAGAGAAAATGGTTGATCGGTATAAATAA
- a CDS encoding DMT family transporter: protein MELIFSAALCSVLVSILLKIAKTKGFDMLQIIAWNYAVGSILCFFWFKPDLVHISVQDTPWWLIAILGIVLPTIFLFLSKSLDSVGILKTEIAQRLSVVLSLAAAYFLFNEQFNTLKWVGIVLGLLAVVIIILTRSVATMTSNRSHKAMLYLLCVWIGYALVDVLLKYTTSLGLQFAVSLNLMFIVAFVLCVGYLALQKTDWSTKNLAAGLLLGVLNFANIALYVKAHILLKDSPAIVFAGMNILVVVLGVIAGLIVFKERLNLSLAIGILLGIAGVVCLALAI from the coding sequence ATGGAACTGATCTTTTCGGCAGCATTATGTAGTGTGCTGGTCTCAATTTTACTTAAAATAGCCAAGACCAAAGGCTTTGATATGCTGCAAATAATTGCATGGAATTATGCAGTCGGTAGCATCTTATGTTTTTTCTGGTTTAAACCTGATCTGGTGCATATTTCAGTACAGGATACGCCGTGGTGGTTAATCGCAATTTTAGGGATCGTCTTACCTACAATTTTTCTTTTTTTATCAAAATCTTTGGACAGCGTAGGTATTCTAAAAACAGAAATCGCACAGCGTTTATCTGTGGTGTTGTCGCTTGCCGCAGCTTACTTTTTATTTAATGAACAATTTAACACCTTAAAATGGGTGGGTATTGTGCTTGGTTTGCTTGCAGTAGTCATCATCATCTTGACCCGTTCCGTAGCAACGATGACTTCAAATCGAAGCCACAAAGCCATGCTTTATTTGCTCTGTGTCTGGATCGGCTATGCTCTGGTTGATGTTTTATTAAAATACACCACCAGCCTAGGTTTGCAGTTCGCGGTGTCACTCAACCTGATGTTTATCGTGGCCTTTGTGTTATGTGTGGGATATCTTGCTCTGCAAAAAACCGATTGGTCAACCAAGAATCTAGCTGCAGGATTGCTTTTAGGTGTTTTGAACTTCGCCAATATTGCACTTTATGTCAAAGCCCATATTTTACTCAAAGACTCACCCGCGATCGTTTTTGCAGGTATGAATATATTGGTCGTGGTACTTGGTGTTATTGCAGGCTTAATCGTCTTTAAGGAGCGATTAAATTTAAGCCTAGCCATTGGGATTTTGCTGGGTATAGCAGGGGTTGTGTGTTTAGCACTGGCGATTTAA
- a CDS encoding GNAT family N-acetyltransferase → MKCNIFSAIIELSQNNVCLILLNHEHEHEHEHEHEHEHEHEHEQGLAEATKDGELWKLNITSTPHYTEVKNYIDHALKQKAEGSRYPFVVMEKSTGKILGTTSYHDIKLNVKRFEIGYTWYAESVQRTHVNTVCKFLLLQYAFDQLDVETIGFRTDIFNLRLALEVQHHVLGVIPDSDF, encoded by the coding sequence ATGAAATGTAATATATTCTCAGCGATTATTGAACTCAGTCAAAATAATGTTTGTCTTATTCTTTTAAATCATGAGCATGAGCATGAGCATGAGCATGAGCATGAGCATGAGCATGAGCATGAGCATGAACAGGGCTTGGCTGAAGCGACGAAAGATGGTGAACTATGGAAGCTAAACATCACTTCTACGCCGCATTACACCGAAGTAAAAAACTATATCGATCATGCACTCAAACAAAAAGCTGAAGGAAGTCGATATCCTTTTGTGGTGATGGAAAAAAGTACAGGAAAAATTTTAGGAACAACCAGTTATCACGATATTAAACTGAACGTAAAACGGTTTGAAATAGGTTATACATGGTATGCAGAATCTGTACAGCGAACCCATGTAAACACTGTATGTAAGTTTTTATTGTTGCAATATGCTTTTGATCAATTAGACGTAGAAACTATCGGATTTCGTACCGATATTTTTAACCTTAGATTAGCACTTGAAGTGCAACACCATGTTCTTGGAGTAATACCTGACTCGGACTTTTAA
- a CDS encoding IS30 family transposase, whose product MNYTHLTQEERYQIYTLLREGFSTRHIALRLARAPSTICREIKRNRNRNGYFAKHAHKLAKRRHISNHRTVSSSLLQQIESYLALQWSPEQIASHVAISMHSIYRYIQQDKLKGGSLYLHLRFRNQRKRKYGQPETRGMLSNRKSIHDRPHIIEKRSRFGDLEIDTIVGKNQQQSLVSIVDRKTGYLWLKKCSTRKSQAVCEATVDLLAPIKEKLKTITADNGKEFSLHEQIANELEIEFYFADPYSAWQRGTNENTNGLIRQYIRKGSDLNNYTDEYISEITKRLNHRPRKRLGFKSPSQVLLQEHGVALQVLI is encoded by the coding sequence ATGAACTATACTCATCTTACCCAAGAAGAAAGATATCAGATTTATACATTACTACGCGAAGGTTTTTCTACGCGTCATATTGCCCTCAGATTGGCTCGTGCTCCCTCTACAATTTGTAGAGAGATCAAACGTAATCGTAATAGAAATGGCTACTTTGCTAAACATGCTCATAAACTGGCTAAAAGACGCCATATCTCGAATCATAGAACTGTAAGTTCCTCCCTATTGCAACAGATCGAAAGCTATCTTGCTTTGCAATGGAGTCCCGAACAAATCGCTTCTCACGTAGCTATCAGTATGCATTCAATCTATCGATATATTCAGCAAGATAAACTCAAAGGAGGCAGTCTTTATCTTCATTTACGTTTTAGAAATCAACGAAAAAGAAAGTATGGACAACCAGAAACTCGTGGGATGCTCAGTAACCGTAAAAGCATTCACGATAGGCCACACATCATTGAGAAGCGATCACGTTTTGGTGATTTAGAAATAGATACGATTGTGGGCAAAAATCAGCAGCAGTCTTTAGTTTCAATTGTAGATAGGAAAACAGGCTATCTTTGGTTAAAGAAATGTAGCACTCGCAAGAGTCAGGCGGTTTGTGAAGCCACTGTTGACTTGCTGGCTCCAATCAAAGAGAAGTTAAAGACGATTACTGCTGATAATGGCAAGGAATTTAGCCTACATGAACAAATCGCGAATGAACTGGAAATAGAATTCTACTTTGCAGATCCTTACAGTGCATGGCAGAGAGGCACAAATGAGAATACGAATGGTCTGATCAGGCAATACATCAGAAAAGGAAGTGATCTAAATAACTACACGGATGAATATATTTCAGAGATTACTAAGCGTTTGAATCATCGCCCAAGAAAAAGACTCGGATTTAAAAGTCCGAGTCAGGTATTACTCCAAGAACATGGTGTTGCACTTCAAGTGCTAATCTAA
- the ispF gene encoding 2-C-methyl-D-erythritol 2,4-cyclodiphosphate synthase — protein MIVPIRIGQGIDVHAFEGGSFVTLAGIQIPHTQGLKAHSDGDVVLHALSDALLGALALGDIGQHFPDTDENFKGADSRVLLKHVYQLVMDRGYHLANADITVACERPKLAKHNLAMRQSIADVLEVDVNQISIKATTTETLGFTGRQEGILATASVLVTHH, from the coding sequence GTGATTGTACCCATTCGAATAGGTCAAGGAATTGATGTACATGCATTTGAGGGAGGAAGTTTCGTTACTTTGGCGGGTATTCAGATTCCACATACACAGGGTTTAAAAGCGCATTCTGATGGTGATGTGGTTTTACATGCTTTGAGTGATGCTTTATTGGGTGCGCTGGCATTGGGAGATATTGGGCAGCATTTCCCAGATACGGATGAAAATTTTAAAGGCGCAGACAGTCGTGTGTTGTTAAAGCATGTCTACCAGTTGGTTATGGATCGAGGTTATCACTTAGCGAATGCTGATATCACGGTGGCTTGTGAACGACCAAAACTGGCGAAGCATAATTTGGCCATGCGTCAAAGCATTGCAGATGTTCTAGAGGTTGATGTCAATCAAATCAGTATTAAAGCGACCACGACAGAGACACTCGGCTTTACAGGGCGTCAAGAAGGGATTCTTGCGACTGCGAGCGTTCTGGTTACACATCATTAA
- a CDS encoding protein tyrosine phosphatase family protein yields the protein MNHLESELSHVPYFQFVHDHLFSSGQPTAEQLKQIKEYGVDTVINLAFTDAEPHLDNEDRICAELGLNYIQVPIHWDMPTDEQCLFVLDLIDHLVQHKMVWIHCSKNNQCSSLMYLYRQYFMDMDMPTAQELMHEVWEPNETWTGLIHAVALQLQGRKSTQDLQQSLMNADQYS from the coding sequence ATGAATCACCTTGAATCAGAATTAAGTCATGTTCCTTATTTTCAATTTGTTCATGACCATTTGTTCAGCTCTGGACAACCGACCGCTGAACAGCTTAAACAAATCAAAGAGTATGGCGTAGACACGGTGATTAACCTTGCATTTACAGATGCAGAGCCACACTTGGACAATGAAGATCGCATTTGCGCTGAACTGGGATTGAACTATATTCAAGTTCCGATTCACTGGGATATGCCCACGGATGAGCAGTGTTTATTTGTTTTAGATCTGATTGATCATTTGGTTCAACATAAAATGGTTTGGATTCACTGCTCTAAAAACAATCAATGTAGTAGCCTGATGTATTTATATCGCCAATATTTTATGGATATGGATATGCCGACTGCACAAGAACTGATGCATGAGGTTTGGGAACCCAATGAAACATGGACAGGTTTAATTCACGCGGTAGCTCTACAACTTCAAGGTCGAAAATCAACCCAAGATTTACAACAATCCTTAATGAATGCAGATCAATATTCCTAA
- a CDS encoding 3-deoxy-7-phosphoheptulonate synthase, with product MNTLQSNTITQSDINDVNVQSFQPLVTPAQLKAELPLNEKAYQTVLNGRETVRQILDGQDKRLFVVIGPCSIHDVAAAHDYADRLKVLAEKVKDTLYIIMRVYFEKPRTTVGWKGLINDPDMNDSFNIEKGLRLGRKLLLELNEKGLPCATEALDPNSPQYYQDLISWSAIGARTTESQTHREMSSGLSSPVGFKNGTDGGLTVATNAMQSVKHGHSFLGLNDQGQVSVIRTKGNPYAHVVLRGGNGKPNYDAGSVVDAENALAKAKVSTKIMIDASHANSNKDPYLQPLVLKNITEQILDGNKSIVGIMVESHLKGGRQDIPENLCDLEYGKSVTDGCIDWETTEKVLLEMDAALKDVLPNR from the coding sequence ATGAATACACTACAGTCTAATACCATTACACAATCAGATATCAACGATGTGAATGTTCAAAGTTTTCAACCTCTTGTGACACCTGCTCAACTTAAAGCAGAACTTCCGCTCAATGAAAAAGCATATCAAACTGTGCTGAATGGTCGTGAAACTGTTCGTCAAATTTTAGATGGTCAAGATAAACGCTTGTTTGTGGTCATTGGACCGTGTTCCATTCATGACGTCGCAGCAGCGCATGATTACGCTGACCGTCTTAAAGTATTAGCAGAAAAAGTCAAAGACACCTTATATATTATTATGCGTGTGTATTTTGAGAAACCCCGTACGACTGTGGGTTGGAAAGGTCTGATCAATGATCCAGACATGAACGATTCATTTAATATCGAAAAAGGTCTGCGTTTAGGTCGTAAACTTTTGCTCGAATTGAATGAGAAAGGTCTGCCGTGTGCAACTGAAGCACTTGATCCGAACTCACCGCAGTATTATCAAGATCTCATTTCATGGTCAGCCATTGGCGCACGAACTACAGAAAGCCAAACTCACCGTGAAATGTCCTCTGGTTTATCGTCTCCTGTCGGCTTTAAAAATGGTACAGATGGCGGTTTAACCGTTGCAACCAATGCGATGCAATCTGTAAAACACGGTCATAGCTTCCTTGGTTTAAATGATCAAGGTCAAGTGTCTGTGATTCGCACCAAAGGCAACCCCTATGCTCACGTGGTTTTACGGGGTGGAAATGGTAAACCGAATTACGATGCAGGCTCAGTTGTTGATGCTGAAAATGCATTGGCAAAAGCTAAAGTCAGCACCAAGATCATGATTGACGCAAGTCATGCGAACTCGAATAAAGACCCGTATTTACAACCGCTTGTACTGAAAAACATCACTGAACAAATTCTAGATGGCAATAAATCCATTGTCGGTATTATGGTGGAGAGCCACTTAAAAGGCGGACGCCAAGATATTCCTGAAAATCTTTGCGATTTAGAGTATGGTAAGTCTGTAACGGATGGTTGTATTGATTGGGAAACCACAGAGAAAGTGCTGCTAGAGATGGATGCAGCCTTAAAAGATGTGCTGCCAAATCGATAA
- a CDS encoding sulfite exporter TauE/SafE family protein — protein sequence MLGSVEYILAGVLVGFCVGVTGVGGGSLMTPILIGLFKIEPHIAIGTDLLYAAISKFCGSFVHAKKLNIVWPIVLWLALGSIPASLATTWVLDNYLSQSTHYKAILTMVLGFMLTLTGVSIVFRTQVERFFSKFGKKLEPQEIEQERQRFKDKRFYILIMGVILGVFVTLSSVGAGAFGIMALIIMFPNLPMIRIIGSDVVHAVLLTLVAGIGHMNSGNVDFNLLMWLLIGSIPAIIIGTLLSSHLPERIIRKILGITLFAIGINFMLNPVKSKPVQAPEQVTMISTAQIQQVG from the coding sequence ATGTTGGGTTCCGTAGAGTATATATTGGCAGGCGTTTTGGTAGGCTTCTGTGTCGGCGTGACAGGGGTTGGCGGTGGTTCTTTGATGACGCCGATTCTCATTGGGTTATTCAAAATTGAACCTCACATCGCCATTGGTACAGATCTGCTTTATGCCGCAATTTCAAAATTCTGTGGTTCATTCGTGCATGCAAAAAAACTCAATATTGTTTGGCCTATTGTGCTTTGGCTTGCGCTCGGTAGTATTCCAGCATCGCTTGCCACGACTTGGGTATTGGACAACTATTTAAGCCAGTCGACGCACTATAAAGCTATCCTGACGATGGTATTGGGCTTTATGCTGACCTTGACTGGGGTGTCTATTGTCTTTCGCACTCAAGTGGAACGCTTCTTTAGCAAATTTGGTAAAAAGCTTGAACCTCAAGAAATAGAACAAGAACGACAACGCTTTAAAGACAAACGTTTTTACATTCTAATTATGGGTGTGATTCTCGGAGTTTTTGTAACCTTATCCTCTGTGGGTGCTGGCGCATTTGGTATTATGGCGCTCATTATCATGTTTCCCAATTTACCTATGATTCGCATTATCGGTTCAGATGTAGTGCATGCCGTGCTGTTAACCTTGGTTGCAGGCATTGGGCATATGAATTCAGGCAATGTCGACTTTAATCTTCTGATGTGGTTATTAATCGGCTCTATTCCTGCAATCATCATCGGTACTTTGCTCAGCTCACACCTGCCCGAACGGATCATCCGTAAAATTTTGGGCATTACCTTATTTGCCATTGGGATCAACTTTATGTTAAACCCAGTCAAATCAAAACCTGTGCAAGCCCCTGAACAAGTTACGATGATCAGCACTGCACAAATTCAACAAGTGGGTTAA
- the lpxB gene encoding lipid-A-disaccharide synthase, translated as MQNRKLKIGIVVGEVSGDTLGAKLIRRFREQGIDAEFEGIGGPQMIAEGFKSYYPMEILSVMGIVEVLKDIKKLFAVRDGLVETWTHSPVDIFIGIDAPDFNLRLSKTIKQKNLPIKTVQYVSPSVWAWRQGRVHGIKATIDLVLCLFPFEKSFFEKFAVKAAFVGHPLANQLPLVNPIQAAKQALGLAVDQKHIALLPGSRRGEIEKLAPLVLDAAQLILQKHPDYEFLIPAINDARKQQIEAILITYPEQLRSKITLLENTGTESKIGRMVMDASDIVALASGTATLEAALLHRPMVTFYKLNWLTYQIVKWLIKIPYYSLPNIIAGKRVIAELIQHDATPEKLALEIEKLMNIEHSKIQSMQLLTMHKHLLSDHSEDPVEAILGLVK; from the coding sequence TTGCAAAATCGAAAGCTTAAAATAGGAATAGTGGTGGGTGAGGTATCTGGGGATACTTTGGGTGCTAAACTGATTCGACGTTTTCGCGAGCAGGGTATAGATGCAGAGTTTGAAGGTATTGGTGGTCCTCAAATGATTGCAGAAGGCTTTAAAAGCTATTACCCGATGGAGATTTTATCGGTGATGGGGATTGTTGAAGTCTTAAAAGATATTAAGAAATTATTCGCAGTTCGGGATGGCTTAGTAGAAACATGGACACACAGCCCAGTTGATATTTTTATAGGTATTGACGCGCCTGATTTTAATTTACGCCTCTCTAAAACTATCAAACAGAAAAATCTACCGATTAAAACGGTGCAGTATGTCAGTCCTTCGGTCTGGGCATGGCGTCAAGGACGTGTGCATGGCATTAAGGCCACTATTGATCTGGTCTTGTGTTTATTTCCTTTTGAAAAATCATTTTTTGAAAAATTTGCAGTAAAAGCGGCATTTGTAGGACACCCGTTGGCCAATCAATTGCCCTTAGTCAATCCAATTCAAGCTGCCAAGCAGGCTTTAGGTTTAGCGGTTGATCAAAAGCATATTGCACTACTGCCAGGTAGTCGCCGTGGGGAAATTGAAAAATTAGCACCCTTGGTGTTAGATGCAGCACAGTTAATTCTGCAAAAACATCCAGATTATGAGTTTTTAATCCCCGCGATTAATGATGCGCGTAAGCAGCAAATCGAAGCGATATTGATTACTTATCCTGAGCAGCTGCGTTCAAAAATAACATTATTAGAAAATACAGGGACTGAATCCAAAATTGGTCGCATGGTCATGGACGCGAGTGATATTGTGGCTTTGGCATCAGGCACAGCCACATTAGAAGCCGCGCTGTTGCATCGACCGATGGTGACCTTTTATAAATTGAATTGGTTGACCTACCAGATTGTGAAATGGCTGATTAAAATTCCGTATTATTCATTGCCTAATATTATTGCGGGTAAACGAGTGATTGCTGAGCTGATTCAGCATGACGCAACGCCTGAGAAACTTGCACTGGAAATTGAAAAATTGATGAATATTGAACATTCAAAAATTCAGTCGATGCAGTTGCTCACCATGCATAAGCATTTACTATCAGATCACAGTGAAGATCCCGTAGAAGCGATTTTAGGTCTGGTCAAGTAA